One genomic segment of Dehalogenimonas alkenigignens includes these proteins:
- a CDS encoding fibronectin type III domain-containing protein, protein MSLVLFFTLPCIRLEAQDTVVTGETAPLTITDVTANNITTSAATITWETNSNTTSQVFFDTILHPDVADYRFATTLDTNHVTMHTVSLNGLTSSTTYHYRVKSDLPDTTLSVISDDYTFTTTQASGGGGGGGGGGFGSQLVGIGLAGTSPWMDGNGKAITAGTVATPDGTLTLNIPVGTFVWNAAGAAQPFLSAVPLADPPASPDKNILVFAYEMGPTGVTFNPAISMTFKYTDAQVPPGTREVDLVIAWWNGSQWVMLTGVVDTEANTVTAAVSHFTAFALFAPAPPPPPPPTLKINTPAAGASFEAGTVSVSISAGNLKLISGQSANIPGEGRAIYYLDVSIPTTPGQSALTAPGTYVESALTSYTWNNLAPGTHTIGVQLVQNDRTPFNPPVYASVSVTIAQPPPPTTTAAIPIPTATVGPTPEPGSNLMPILIVSVVVALALGGFLYWRLRRPVGLKYTNR, encoded by the coding sequence GTGTCATTAGTCTTATTTTTTACCTTACCTTGCATCCGGTTAGAAGCTCAGGATACAGTAGTCACGGGTGAAACTGCGCCATTAACAATAACTGACGTAACGGCGAATAATATTACCACCTCGGCTGCCACAATCACCTGGGAGACCAACAGTAACACCACATCACAAGTATTTTTTGATACCATATTGCACCCAGACGTCGCCGATTATAGATTTGCTACCACGCTCGACACTAACCACGTCACGATGCACACTGTGAGCTTAAACGGGCTCACTTCTAGCACTACTTACCATTATCGGGTAAAATCCGACCTTCCAGATACAACCCTATCTGTTATTTCAGACGATTATACCTTCACAACCACCCAGGCCTCAGGCGGCGGTGGAGGAGGCGGAGGCGGCGGCTTCGGATCTCAGCTCGTCGGCATCGGGCTTGCTGGCACCTCTCCGTGGATGGACGGCAACGGCAAGGCCATCACCGCCGGTACCGTGGCCACCCCGGACGGAACCCTCACCCTTAACATTCCCGTCGGCACCTTTGTCTGGAACGCCGCCGGCGCCGCCCAGCCGTTCCTATCGGCGGTACCGCTTGCCGATCCTCCGGCGAGCCCGGACAAGAACATACTGGTCTTTGCTTACGAAATGGGGCCGACCGGCGTCACCTTCAACCCGGCCATCTCGATGACCTTCAAGTACACCGATGCCCAGGTGCCGCCAGGGACCCGCGAAGTTGATCTGGTCATTGCCTGGTGGAACGGCTCCCAATGGGTGATGCTGACCGGCGTTGTCGATACCGAGGCCAACACCGTCACGGCAGCTGTCTCCCACTTCACAGCCTTCGCCCTGTTCGCTCCGGCGCCGCCGCCGCCCCCGCCGCCGACGCTTAAGATCAATACACCGGCGGCAGGCGCTTCCTTCGAGGCGGGAACCGTCAGCGTATCGATCAGCGCCGGCAACCTGAAACTCATCAGCGGCCAGAGCGCCAACATCCCCGGCGAAGGGCGGGCGATCTACTATCTCGATGTCAGCATACCGACAACACCGGGGCAGTCAGCGCTGACCGCGCCGGGGACTTACGTCGAGAGCGCCCTCACTTCCTACACCTGGAACAACCTGGCGCCCGGAACTCATACCATTGGCGTGCAACTGGTGCAGAACGACCGGACGCCGTTCAATCCGCCGGTCTATGCGTCAGTTTCGGTGACCATTGCCCAGCCGCCTCCTCCGACGACGACGGCGGCTATCCCGATTCCAACCGCTACCGTTGGACCAACACCGGAACCCGGATCCAACTTGATGCCCATCTTGATCGTTTCGGTCGTAGTGGCTCTAGCTCTCGGCGGGTTCCTGTACTGGAGACTGCGCCGGCCGGTGGGGTTGAAATACACTAACCGGTAA
- a CDS encoding reductive dehalogenase — translation MSRFHSTLSRRDFMKGLGLVGAASAVAPAFHDIDELSAAPNNTRKRAWWIKEVDHPTVDIDWQMMARHHGFHSTQSAAIVARYFGLSDYNAQTLPSTTERLKNNEPGYQLRDVAFSAAAGVWEGPLGFGFGSWRVTGGPSSNKAYVGYQRVSTPEQLGVPKWSGSADEAAKMLRSAMIAYGASDVSFGELHDDHLKLVGTHGDNVSTAFYPPKFPPPDTVIKPQVFEDVPVGYVDEKTGKHVLPSKVPLYIVTWSMPMPQEMAKTAHSQLMGAANTSRYRRDEHVTYCTLEFLRGLGYHGYSDTNYRAIPTGADAVLQGLAENGRHTIMALSPEFGAWCGFFHLITDLPLAPSKPIDAGMWNFCHSCGQCANACPSNSIEHKGDREPSYEPYPSSITPKDPALPGLGWDKPTPGESDYFKTGRKTYWTDMITCWGYRRTVDNCLRCFPSCVFNSPRGAMVHDIVKATSANIGIFNGFFASMHEAFGYGVVEGEEKEKWWDMSLPAYNINSIVGAQHGGYK, via the coding sequence ATGAGCAGGTTTCATTCAACACTCAGCCGCAGGGATTTCATGAAAGGTTTAGGTCTTGTCGGCGCCGCCTCAGCGGTAGCTCCGGCGTTTCACGACATAGATGAGCTATCCGCTGCCCCCAATAACACCCGGAAGCGAGCCTGGTGGATAAAAGAAGTGGATCACCCAACGGTGGATATTGACTGGCAGATGATGGCCCGGCATCACGGCTTTCACAGCACCCAGTCCGCCGCCATCGTCGCCCGATACTTCGGCTTGTCGGATTACAATGCTCAAACCCTGCCCAGCACGACCGAGCGGTTGAAGAATAACGAGCCCGGATACCAGCTCCGCGATGTCGCTTTTTCCGCCGCGGCCGGTGTTTGGGAAGGTCCGCTGGGATTCGGTTTCGGTTCCTGGCGGGTTACCGGCGGCCCCTCATCGAATAAAGCTTACGTGGGTTACCAGCGTGTCTCAACGCCGGAGCAGCTTGGCGTCCCAAAATGGTCCGGCTCCGCCGACGAGGCGGCCAAAATGCTTCGGTCTGCGATGATCGCCTACGGTGCCTCCGATGTGTCTTTCGGCGAACTCCACGACGATCACCTGAAGCTGGTCGGCACCCACGGCGACAATGTTTCGACCGCTTTCTACCCGCCGAAATTTCCCCCGCCGGACACCGTTATCAAACCCCAGGTATTCGAAGACGTACCTGTCGGCTATGTAGATGAAAAAACCGGCAAGCACGTGCTGCCGAGCAAGGTGCCCCTTTATATCGTCACCTGGTCCATGCCCATGCCTCAGGAAATGGCTAAAACGGCTCATTCTCAACTTATGGGCGCCGCCAATACCAGCCGCTATCGCCGGGATGAGCATGTAACCTACTGCACCCTGGAATTCCTGCGCGGTCTCGGCTATCACGGCTACAGCGACACCAACTACCGCGCCATCCCCACCGGCGCTGACGCGGTGCTTCAGGGTCTGGCCGAGAACGGGCGCCATACCATCATGGCCCTCAGCCCGGAGTTCGGCGCCTGGTGCGGCTTCTTCCACCTGATCACCGATCTGCCGCTGGCGCCCAGCAAACCCATTGACGCCGGCATGTGGAACTTCTGCCACAGCTGCGGCCAATGCGCCAACGCCTGCCCCTCGAACTCAATTGAGCATAAAGGCGACCGGGAGCCTTCCTATGAACCTTACCCGTCATCCATCACTCCCAAGGACCCAGCGCTGCCGGGCCTGGGATGGGACAAGCCGACACCCGGTGAGTCAGACTACTTTAAAACAGGCCGGAAGACCTATTGGACCGACATGATCACCTGCTGGGGCTACCGGAGAACGGTTGACAACTGCCTGCGCTGCTTCCCGTCCTGCGTCTTCAACAGCCCTCGAGGGGCGATGGTGCACGACATCGTGAAAGCCACCTCGGCCAATATCGGCATTTTCAACGGCTTCTTCGCCTCGATGCATGAGGCGTTCGGATACGGGGTTGTCGAAGGCGAGGAAAAAGAGAAGTGGTGGGATATGTCGCTGCCGGCATACAACATCAACAGCATTGTCGGCGCCCAGCACGGCGGATACAAGTAA